Sequence from the Ascaphus truei isolate aAscTru1 chromosome 3, aAscTru1.hap1, whole genome shotgun sequence genome:
CCCATCTACTCCACCCCTCACTCGCCCACTCCCACACCCCTCACTCACCCTTTCCTCCACCAATCACTCACCCTCTCCTCCAGCCATCATtcacccctccacccctcacTCACCCCTACACCCCTCATTCACACTCACCCACTCCTCCACCCCTCATTCACCCACTCCTCCAACCCTCACTCACCAACTCCCACTTCTCCACTCCTCACTAACCCTCTCCTCCAACCCTCACTCACCAACTCCCACTCCTTACTCACCAACTCCCACCCCTCAATCACTGACTCCCACacccctcactcaccctctcctccACCCATCACTCACCCCTCCACCGATCATtcacccctccacccctcactcacccactcctCTACCCCTCACCCACTCCTCCACCCCTCACTAACCCTCTCCTCCAACCCTCACTCACCAACTCCCACTCCTTACTCACCAACGCCCACTCATCCACCCCTCAATCACCCACTCCTATACCCTCACTCACCAACTTCcactcccccatccctcactTACCCCCACACCCTCACTTCCccatccctcactctctcctacaccctcactcccccacccctctcgccTACACTCCCCCTTTCCCCGTTGCTTTCTTCttgcccccctacctcccccaccAGCATGCATGTTAAGCTTTCCCACAcgctgtatctgtgctgtgttATTTTCTCCCTGACTTCCCCTGTCAGGTGTTCCCTCCGGGGGCCTGTtgcacacacagtgattatcaaatctaactgctgttatccagaactttaataatatagaggagaaccaacaaatagcgatcctcctgggagaagatgaggaCATAGCAGGACTGGCTGCACACTTTATCAGcgcctgccacaagctgagagacgtccactaacccccacacccctgtgtgaaactgttacccatataccctgcaatcattataccccaaCCCTAGTATTCGtttaattattgtcccccaccccctattattcacgctttggcaatactgaaatgttctttcgtcatgccaataaagctgatttgatttgatttgattacCTGTGCTCCTGTCCCTGCTCATACCGGGCCTCCTCCTGcaatctctctgtatctctccctggGGAGCCCCCGCCTCGGGCACCGAGGCCTATAACGGGTCAGTCCCACTTGGAACCCGAGCGCGCGGATTGCAGCTTAATACATAACCCCTACAATGGGATGCACAGACATGATCACCAAGATTTAACCCATTGAAGGGAAGAGGCTGTTAATGGGTTGGAAATGTTGAACATTTTCATGTATTAATCTTATTTTATCCACCCCAATAATAAGATCATTTAAGATTTACTTAGGAGCACAACGTACAGCCGAACAGTTGCAGTTCTCTAAAAGTGTCAGTAAACTTGAAGAAGAGACCTTTGAGGTTCTTTACAATATAATGTAATTTACGAAGAACTCAGATGTTGGTCCAGTAAAAGGTATCAGGACCTGCACCTAATCCACCGTGCTCTAATACAACTCTCAATTTGCAGTGTTTACAAACATATAACTCTCAGAAACGTGTGGGATTTTATTTTTAACTCATTGATTTCCAAGATTTAGCTCCGTGGCTGTTTAATGGCAGCATACACCCCGTTAGAAAGGTACCCGGCCAGAGAATGGAAATAAACGGGTATTGAAGAGGAGAGAAACACCAAAGAAATATTACAGGCTGAGAAACGGTCATTTGCCAAAGGGTTGGATTTGAGCTAATTAAGATGGCCcaagttcactttggtcctaggtggGACTGCACCTCTaaacatattatttatttataaaatgtgttacaggcagtaatacattgagagttacctctcgttttcaagtatgtcctgggcacagagttaggacaaataatacatggttacaagtacagttacataaatgagcagggtatacattatactgtatacaagacattgcatgcacagttaaagatcatttgtattatgagcgtatgaaacagttacagaccagattaaagtgtgagacagccttagatttgaaagaacttaagctggtggtggatgtgagagtctctggtaggttgttccagttttggggtgcacagaaggagaaggaggaacgtccggatactttgttgagccttgggaccatgaacagtcttttggagtctgatctcaggtgataggtgctgcatgtggtaggggtgaggagcttgttcaggtagcgggtaacttgcccagaaagaatttgaaggcgagacaggaaaggtgaactttgcgcctagactcgagtgatgaccaatctagttctttgagcatttcgcagtgatgtgtgttgtacagtagttgcattggagaacaaaacgacaaattgaattgtagagggtgtcaagtttgctaaggtgggtttgaggagccgagccatatactatgtctccatagtcaataattggcattagcatctgctgtgcaatacgctttctgaccaggagacttagggaggatttgttcctgtaaagtgcccctagtttggcataggtcttggttgtcagggtatcaatgtgcatcctgaatgttaagtgagagtcaaaccataagcccaggtatttaaaactagtaacaggggttagggtggtgttagtgtttgtTCTTATCTgcagctcagtcgctggaagctttacaaatgtagtcttggtcccaaataccattgttacagtcttgtcagtgtttaaaaacagtttgttgtgcgaaatccagttttcgagtctcaaaaagtcagattgaagtatgtgttcaaggtcagagaggttatggctgtgtgcatacaggattgtgtcatctgcatgcatgtgtattgaggcttctttacaagctgtgggaagatcattgatgaacactgagatgagtaggggccccagaacagagccttgcgggacaccacaggtgatatccagggggctggagttagagcctgagatggacacatgttgggatctgcctgacaggtaggactgaaaccagtttaaagcatgcttccccattctagagctctggagtttgttaagcaggatagcatgatcaacagtatcaaaagcctttgcaaaatctaggaatactgcaccagtgagttgtccccgttccattccacactggatttcattgcaaacttttagcagggtagttacggtggagtgtttggggcgaaagccagattggaattggctagggaaatttgtcttggtatagtaatcgctttattgggagtggacacatttttccatgactttggatagaattgggattTGTCATGGGAGGTCCTTGGTACCCTGGAAAATGATGACTAGGGGAGCATCAATGACGTTCCTTCCCATCACCCCGCTGGAGCTGAACATTTAATACAGGGAAGGCAGCTTGATACAGTGTAACTGTTTGTGTCCATCCTAGGAGATAGACTGCTGTGTAAGACTCCATTGCCATCGGGTGGAGTGTGGCAGATACTGCATAGTAATAAAAGGTGAGTGCCATACTGTATCTATACTGCCAGATGTTTCAGTAGACAGTGGAGATAGGAGAGTTGGAGCACAGAATCAGGATGGGTGGTGCTAGACAGAGACAGCAAAGGATGATACTTATGTAACACTCCTCGTCCGACTCTAAAGGAGTTTATGTCAAGTTCAAATATATACAGTCTcttagacctggtcagggtgctgggtcggtgtaAGCTGGGCTCAGTTTCTCAAACCgtgtaaataattttttttctcattttaaaATAAGACCCCTGTGTGTTTGGCTCTTTTCTCCTCTAGAGGGAGAGTTGTTGGAGATACTGAATATCCCCTCTGGACATCCCAAGACAtatggacagtgtccaaatattgGATCCTGGCTCTTAGCTTTTCCTCTAGATTTTTAAAGTGTCGATCCCACCAACAGGCAGTATCTTGCAGGATATCCTCACCTGGGCCAGGCTCTTCTTAGTGGTCCGTGGCTACTTGGTTGAACTGGTCCCACTACAGGATACTCCCTCCTCTGTGGGCTTTCAGAAACCATCAGCTCTTCCAGGGCACTGCCTGAGGTCATGGATCTGGCGTGGAGTGGGGCAGACCCTTTTTCCTTGTGCATCAGCAAGTCCTTAGGCTGTATAGGTCGGTCTGTCTGATGACTCCCCTTTGCCTGCCTCCGGTTCGACTGGAGATTTTTCAGCTGCTGTGGCTTTTGGCTATTCTAGCTCTGCAGTGAATGGGGGTTcatggtcctcttctgctgagACTTGCGCAAGCGGATCAGCTGCCTCCTCCACCTTGACATCCTGGTCTGACGGGACACCCTAGGCAGAGGCTGCGAGGGTCGTCTGTCAGCCCAATGGTATTCATGGCGACCCACCAATGGGTTTTTTCATGTGGCTTCCACCTCCCTAGTGAATAACTCCTTCAAGAACTTAACTCCCGAAGGGCGAACTCTGCCAAGTGACACCTCCAGCACGGTTGAAAGCATTCTGGACAGCGAACTTCTTGGTTCCGCATTCCTCCAGGGCTTGAACCACCGCACACTCCTGGTGGGAGAGCAGCTGGACTCCCACACATTACATGAGGTAATGTGCTCGTGTGATGATGGTCCTATTCTAATTGAGATGCAAATGCCTTGCTAACCCATCCAGCAATGTTATGTAACATTACCCAATGGTAGCAAAGTTTGCTATTTGCATGCAGGTTCTTAGTGTTAATAAGGGAATTGCTCATTTGATTGATGTTGTGTATCAAGGTCCCCGAAACCTCTGGAAAGTGCGGTTTGTCCCACAAGTATAAGCCCTTTAAAGGGAATAATATGTGGCATTAGTGATGCttaaacacacacatatttagCAAAGTAAAAGAACCTGTTCAGTCCTCGGGGACTTGtgtctttgataaatctgattaAAGGCTTTTGCTCTAGCTGGGCCGCAGAGAGACTCTGATACATGATTTGTAACTGCGGATATCGCGGATTTAACGACCCTTCGGGCATCTTGGCGCCAGTGAGACACACAAACTCCTTTTGCACACAAAGCTGAATAATTAATTTTATTAAAGATAGTGAACGCAATGACTGTCAGAATCTATTTCACAAACACGTCAGCATGTGCGATCCATACCGCTGGATTCTTGTCATTAGAAGCTGTTTTAGCAGCGCAGCGCAGAGCAGCAACAACGATAGCGATGCTCAGTAAGATACTTGGTTTGTAAAAAGCGTCATTAAATGTCGTCCTACACAATATCATTGTTAACTATTCCAATGATGGACCTCACTCTCTGTAGGGTGATCCTATAATGTGATTCCGTGATTGTGTTACACTATCCCAGGGCCGGATTCCTCTCTAGGAAGGGTTAGGGTCCCTCCGTAGGTTACCGGGGACCCGGTGCTGCAGCTGGCCGGCACCTCATGCAGCAGCCCGACGGTCACTGTCTGCCGTACTCTTCCTCCTCCTGAcggtgccgggatccaacttcctcccggggagggagctgcagagtccCCGGACCTCACCCAAGGGAAGgtgtgtgtaggagagagaggggtctatTACCTTCTCCAGAGCAGCCTTCTTCCTGCAACGTCGCATTGTCATAGCAACCCGTTGTcctgacgtgacatcacatgacgctgCAACGTCATGACACAgcaacgctgcaggaggagggccgccTGAAGGAAAGAACCCCCTCCCAAGTTTTGATGCCTAAGGGCCCCAGAGGGTCCTAATCTGCCACTGCACTAGCCCCTCCTCATGGTCCTTGTTTCTATATGCTGCATCCTGACCCTCACACACTTATATTCCGGGACACTCGTTGTGCAGTGTCACACAGGCTTGGCTGGTGGGCATTCGCTCTTTTTGTTGATCCGTTATTTGCTAGAGGGAGCTTTCGAACCATAACGAGGGTGAAACTTGGCACTATCCTGACTAATACATGGTTGGTGTTATTAAGATGTATTGGGGGAGCTTACACATGTTCCAGGGCTATCCATACCCTTCGGAGGATGATAACACTGATGTGTGTCAGAGGGTGATACGGACTCTTGAAAGAGAGATCCCGTTTATCTATGGGGATAGCAGATATGTGTAGGAGGCTAATCTTTGCAGTGCAAATTATAAGCGTTTCAGGTCTAGCTCTGCAGATTCTGActgctttcattttattttctCTAGAGAAAGAAACTCCCAGGAGGGACAATTAGCCCCCTAATAAGATATTGGGGAAGTTCTGTGGCTTAGGCCTGGGTAACCCTTGATAGGGGTAGACTAAGACTCTGCCTAGTTAGTTCATAGAGAGGGACAGAAGGGGCAATAAGGTAGGGATAGTGTTCTTTGCAGTAGGGTAACTTGCAGGACTCCTACACTTGTGTGGCAAGTCCTTCAGGGAGGCGTTTATTCTCGGCAGTGAAGGAGAAGATATAGGGGCTTAGTCTAGTGGCTCTGAAGTTGGCATTGCCAAATGGCTCAGTTTGGGGTGTTCACAAGAAACGGACTGAAATGCGAGAAAAACAGTATTCTCTATTTCAAATCACGTCTTCGAAATCGCTTTTAAAAATAGTGACAAACCGCCCGGTTTAAAGACCAATCTGCCCGGTTTAAAGACCAATCTGCCCGGTTTGTAACCGCACATATGGGTCAGCCAAGCCCATATTTCCAGCTCTGGATGTAACTCACAATACCAATCTCACCGCCCTTCCGGTGGAGTTCCAAAAATGggagtttttagaagcggtttgcagaATAAAGCTAGATATACTAGATAGGGAACCCCCGCATCAGCTTGGAGaatgtatatggggggggggggggctaattgGGTAATGAGTAATGGACAATGTTGTAGAGACAAAGAAACCTGATTTGTTGCACTCTATCACCCTCCTGCTTCTGCATGTTTCATACTCCGTTCAAACGACCCGATGGTCTGAAGGAGCACCCTATGAAGTGGGGGTATTGTGGAGGCGCCTACGTTCTCTGTACCTTCCTTgggcatgatatatatatatatatatatatatatatatatatatatatatttaattacctCAACTGCGGCTCCCCCGCTGACTTACCCCTGTTCTGTACCTATGGGGTATATATAGCTCAGCTTGGTATTAGTCTACGGATACAATTGGACACAGtccacatacagtactatatactCTACTAGTAATACCTATTCATCAGGGAGAGCTATATGCCGCAGGGGTCCACTGTGCTGATTTATTTATTAGTTGGGAGTTCACTATACTCACACCCTACGGGGCCCAGCTCCCACCATGATTAAGTGGAATTTACATCTATAGGTACAGGCTTCTTTATTTGTTTCCAGAGCCTGCCCAAAGTACTGTGCTAGTTATACCTTGCGTTTTTCACTTGTGGTCTCCTTTGTATAACAGGGGATCTCCCCCAGGGCCTATTATCGAGTTTCTAGCAGCTGATATTAATCAGGGACAGCAGTGTTTGCATCGATCTGCAGCATAGATCCGCGTTTACACGCACTTGTTACTGCCCATCATTCATACTATACGAGTCTGTGTGCAATGGCTGTGCTAAGTCTGTACTTGTATCATTCCGTTGTGGTCTCATTTCTCTCACATAGGAGTTTTGTTAGATTTGTTACTGTACTAAGTTACAACTATTACTTATGTGCAGCTTGTGAAGGCATTGATCTGTATCACAGATCTCTGCTTACACTGATTTTGATACTGCCATTTAACCCCAGCAATCAAacgaattaaggggttaacttatTGGCTCCTCGCACATTAACAGTACTCATTTAACTTGATTAGACCCTTCTGAAGTCCAGTAGTGTTAGGCACTTCTACTCATGGTGTGTTAatatcccaccccccacacatgaTCTTTCCTTTTAAATAAGGACATACTTAGGATAGTTTGTTTATATCAATACCCTCCATCCAGTACTGTCAGCGATCCGGAGTCCCGTCCGAGTCACTCCTGACTGGATCTACAATGCGTCACTTGTTGTTTCTTTTAATGCCCCATATTTTAATCCATGTTcacaataaagttattttaacttTATCATCCAGGAGGGTGACCGACTGCAACACATTGGGTTTCTTTGTCTCTACAAGTGTGTGCGTAATGAAGCTACAAGAACTGCAGTTGTGGGTAAAATATGTGAGtttgaggcttttttgacaaCCCGATCGGATTATCGGAGCAGGAGTGAATCTGCTTCTAAAAAAGCCGTTTAGACGTGGTTTGGACGTGcgagaatagcaaagcatgccaatccacTTCTGtagtgcactttagaagcgggttgtcacacttcggagctactagTATAAGCCCCTTAAAGGGAATAATATGTGGAATTAGTGACGCTTAAACCTGGCCATAACTAGGAGACGAAAGTGGTCAGAAAGAGGGATGATAGGAAGGAAGTTTCTGTGTCTCTATAGGTTTCAGGGGTAATTGGGGGGCTGGTTGGAGACTTGTTCTGCATTATTTCAATATATGGATACAATTTGAGAAACTTGCAAGGCATTTGGTGGTGTGGCCTGCTGAAAATATGTGTCGGAACAAACTGGCCCTTCATAGGCACATAGTCTGGGATTAAATGATATCATGGTCATACATTGTACATGGAGGAGGAAGTGGAGATGGATGAATTGCAGCTATATTCAGATGCGGAAGGGGAGATGGTGCGCTGCGTGGAGACAGGCGAATCCACCCAAAATCCATGTCCCAgatgatgttacccccaaaatccgttctgcggtgtaaaatccgcaaaacgGATTTGGGAGGCTTAAATCCGCGCTGAATCATCAAAACCCGCCACTGGCTACAACTCGGACGGATCTGTAGAtttcaatccgcggattcagcgatcTGTTGGCAGATTCTTCCACAAATCCGTCCAGgggttgcggaatccgtggagtgcatgggtaataataataaacgCTAATCCCACTTTTTAAGATTGGTCCGGTGAAATCGGCGGACCAAAGGAACGCTGCGTGTTCTTGGGTAGATCACTTTCTCCCCGATACTTCCCAGGATGTACTTGAAAGGAGATGACCAAATGAATCCAATACAATCTAGAGGTTAATCTACATGAAGGTTACATATCAAGAGCAAGTTTATCCAACACAACGGATGCACGGTACACCCCAGGAACTGTGACGGATCAGGCTCTTCAATTGCGTGAGTAAACACTCCATATTGAGCCGTTTTCAGTCTCCTTTTCCAAAGTGGCTGCAAGGATTTGTTTATTGCCCCATATCTACACCATGATGTTGTATTAAcgctggacaccggcaggtgtataTTGTCCTTACTTCAGTGCATGTGGGACCTTATTTTTCAAGTTACACATCTTATAGGTTTGTGGGTGCTACCATACAATCCAGCCTTATTTTTTGCTTTCTCTGGAGGGGTAATTTGCTATACTTTCATACCTACGATCAATGTTTGCTGATATTTTGGTTTGAAGCACAATGCAACTCATTTTTCCTTTTCTACATATCAAGAGCAAATTAAATGTAATGCAGCTAAATCTGTAGAACTGCGAtaagcgtggtggtggtggttttgttttgttggtGGTGGAGTtgttgttggtggtggtggtgttgttGTTGGTGTTGCTAGTGGTGGTGCTAGTGGTGGTGCTAGTGGTTGtgctggtggtggtgctggtggtggtggtggtgttgttGGTGGTGGAGTTGATGTTATTGGTGGTGTTGTTGTTGGTGTTGTTGTTGGTGTTGTTGGTGTTGTTGGTGGTGGTGTTGTTGgtggtggtgttggtggtggtgttgttggtggtggtggtggtggtgttgttggtggtgttggtggtggtggtgttgttggtggtggtggtgttgttgttggtggtgttgttgttggtgggggtgttgttggtggtggtggtgttgttgttggtgggggcggtggtggtggtgttgttggtgttggtggtggtgttggtggtggtggagttgttggtggtggtgttggtggtggtgtTGGTGTTGTTGGTGGTATTCTTGGTGTTGGTGTTGGTGGTGGAGTTGTTGGTGGTGGTGTTGGTGTTGTTGttggtgttgttgttgttgttggtggTGGAGTTGTTGCGAAGCTTAAAGTTCATCTGTCAGGGTCACTGGTGTTTGATCTGgaacacaaaaaatataaatgggAAAGAAGAGGTGAAACATTAACCTTTAAAACTCCACGTAGTACAAGACAGTCCACACTGTATATTAAGTACAGGAAGGCTGACTTATGGTTACACTGTATGGCGCATTTCAACCCAGAGTAACTAATGGCAGTGCCTTGTTTAATAGGTTACATatgcagatgcagcggccgttattcaaacacttcacgcgttgaatacctcggaatacctcggaatacccacatcatggcgcgtgatttcttccaaccgtaccacgtgctgattcatttttattgagtgcggaaatggcattttagtgttctcaTTTTTAAACCCCTGAAATTGACACGGTAGCACAGCACTGTGCACATTACaagtcattcatttctgccacggatacgcgaagaattgcccccaaaGAAATCATAACCCGTGAAAtgcaaacaaatcaaccgcggtaaacacaggcgcgaatgccgcgtggaatacagcagagcacgcGAAAGcggctctgtgaaatgttcgaataacggccgctgtatcTGTAGGTGGTTGGTGCCTATTAAAAAATTAATTACAGTAAGATACAATAATGAGCTAAACCacgggaggccaactccagtcctcaaaggccaccaacaggtcaggttttaaggatatccataaTTTTGCAAGGAAATAATATCCCACCATAGTCTGATTTTTGTAGATAAAATCTTTTCTAATCTTAAGAAATTATTACCACAGTTACATAGGGCCCCTCCTTTTTGATACTTGAATTTCTCTCTCAAAGTTTTTTTATGTATAGGCAacagcacagattgtctcaataaCATTTGATAATCATAAGAAATAATTttgcaatgtatatatataataggaTGGAAATTATATTGCTTCATTTTCTATTCTCTCCAAAAGGTTTTTTCGAACTATGCTATGTATACTATATTTCATTGTTATATTTACACAACTAGGCTGTTCGTAAACCATCACAAGTATTGCACAAGTCGTGTTACGATTTGAGGATACCTTATAAGTGAGGTGTTTGGCTTATCTAATTGTTTTTAATCTTTAATCTTCAATTTTGCTTCAATTGATTTTAATCTTTTTTGTATTCCTAGTACTTACTAATGGGAAAATTATTGTGTTATGTGTACGTTTAATAAAGTTGTGTTGTTTTGATTCAATCTTCCTGACAGAGGGGGGTCCGGTCGCATAGCAACGTGATGCATTGTGTATTTTGCACGCGCTGCTCGATGTGCTTACGCCACGCGCTGTTTCCATACTAGTACCCAGAGATGTTGCGGTAGTCATGCGCGTTCCTTTGTGCTTGCGCACACTACACCTCTCGGGTCCTATTGGCGCAGTGACGCATACGTCGGGATCAGTTATGCAATCGCGTTGTACCATCCGGTGTGCTTACGTCACAGGTCAGGGGCTACGGCCCGCGACACGTGACGAACCCGGAAGTGATTGCGGTTGGTCCCCGTTATGCCACGATAAGTATAAATTGTAAttgttatgtgatgtgtgcatTCACTTTGAGAAAGGACTATCACAGGTCCGAAATGCGTTGGTGTGTGTTGTATTAAATCTGgatccattaaattagctttttaaCTAAGGGAACGCTTTCCTGGTGGTCTTTCTGCTGAAGGATATAATGCTCCGTTTTTTTCTCTTTCTACCTGCTCTAATGTTTTTGTTACACAGAAAGGCGCTGCGCTGGGCGGACAGATGGTAATGTTTTCGGTTACACAGAAAGGCGCTGCGCTGGGCGGACAGATGGTAATGTTTTCGGTTACACAGAAAGGCGCTGCGCTGGGCGGACAGATGGTAATGTTTTCGGTTACACAGAAAGGCGCTGCGCTGGGCGGACAGATGGTAATGTTTTCGGTTACACAGAAAGGCGCTGCGCTGGGCAGACAGATGTTAATGTTTTCGGTTACACAGAAAGGCGCTGCGCTGGGCGGACAGATGGTAATGTTTTCGGTTACACAGAAAGGCGCTGCGCTGGGCGGACATATGTTAATGTTTTCGGTTACACAGAAAGGCGCTGCGCTGGGCGGACAGATGTTAATGTTTTCGGTTACACAGAAAGGCGCTGCGCTGCGCGTACAGATATTAATGGGatgtattaaaaaagaaaatgtatgtgCCCAGCGAAAGCAGAAAATGTTTCAAAATTGTCCGCCAAGTTCAACTTGCTGCATATCTTAAACAGATCCCAAAAGGGCTGTTATTTTGGCATAAAATTAGCTTTATGGGTTcacgttaacctcagggaacataacgtccaTTAATGATTTTGATAAACAGTATGTTAAAAGCCCTGAGGTTACGGATCTTTGTGTATCTTGGCCTTAATATTGTGAGCACATACTTGAGTGATAAATACAGCATGTTGCTATCAACCCAAAGATGTATTCCAGCGCAGGGAGCATATTAAACAAGGACTTTATCTACGAAGTAGATACATTTTATCTACATTTGATGATACATTTATCATTGCCCCCATACCTGCCATCACAGCTCGGACAGATCTTCTCAGCCTCCCCTCCTGGACATCACAGAAGTAATGCTTATTCATCTCCACGTCGTAGTCTAACACAGACTCCACCTGCTGGGTCCCGTCCCCGAGGTCGGTAACATTGAGACTGGCGAAGCTGGACAgatcctccttctctctgttGTACCACATGACCTGGGGGTCTCTGAATACTCCGGTGATGATACATTTCAGACGCCTCTTCCCGTTTATGGATACAGCTGTTACACCGATATCTCCTGCACTCAGTCCTGGAAACAACAGGCATTGCAGTAAGCTTAGAAAAAGACAATATGGCGGTGTGGTAATATTCTTACCTTAGGGATTGAGCAGTGTTTTGGGGATCCTCTCCTCTTTTACCAGTGGAGCCTTCGGCTCATTGCAAATGGACATATCAGGGCTGTTCAGCGTTCTAATGTACCCCTTCTAATTTGGGACTGCCTATTGTAATCCCCTAATGGGTTCATTTAATTTGGGATTCACCTCCTCCCATAGCTGGTGTCAtaaagagggagtgagggaggaatCACGTCacagatgtgtatatataaccAAGCCCCTTTTCTCCCTTGTTAGTTCTTCCTATAGTTCTTAGGACACTTTGACCACTAGAAGACTCCGTTTGGATTGAGGACC
This genomic interval carries:
- the LOC142490535 gene encoding uncharacterized protein LOC142490535 isoform X1; this translates as MNFKLRNNSTTNNNNNTNNNTNTTTNNSTTNTNTKNTTNNTNTTTNTTTNNSTTTNTTTNTNNTTTTAPTNNNTTTTNNTPTNNNTTNNNTTTTNNTTTTNTTNNTTTTTTNNTTTNTTTNNTTTNNTNNTNNNTNNNTTNNINSTTNNTTTTTSTTTSTTTSTTTSTTTSNTNNNTTTTNNNSTTNKTKPPPPRLSQFYRFSCITFNLLLICRKGKMSCIVLQTKISANIDRRYESIANYPSRESKK